A single region of the Pseudomonas mandelii genome encodes:
- a CDS encoding flavodoxin, whose amino-acid sequence MKVAIISGSVYGTAEEVARHAASLLNGAGFETWHNPRATLADVQAFGPEAFLAVTSTTGMGELPDNLQPLYSMIRDHLPAAWRGLPGVVIGLGDASYGDTFCGGGEQMRELFAELGLREVLPMLRLDASESVTPETDAEPWLAELIRVLRS is encoded by the coding sequence ATGAAAGTTGCCATCATTTCCGGCTCGGTGTACGGCACGGCAGAAGAAGTTGCCCGCCACGCCGCCTCTCTTTTAAACGGCGCGGGTTTCGAAACCTGGCACAACCCGCGCGCGACACTGGCCGATGTCCAGGCCTTCGGCCCGGAAGCATTTCTGGCGGTGACGTCGACCACCGGCATGGGTGAATTGCCGGATAACCTGCAACCCCTGTATTCGATGATCCGTGACCATTTACCTGCTGCCTGGCGCGGTTTGCCGGGGGTGGTGATCGGCTTGGGCGATGCAAGTTACGGCGATACGTTCTGCGGCGGCGGCGAGCAGATGCGTGAGTTGTTCGCCGAACTGGGCCTGCGTGAAGTGCTGCCGATGTTGCGTCTGGACGCCAGCGAAAGTGTGACTCCGGAAACCGATGCCGAGCCTTGGCTGGCCGAGTTGATCAGGGTGCTGCGGAGCTGA
- a CDS encoding PAS domain-containing protein, which yields MINAQLLQMVINASNDGIVIAEKEGDQDNILIYVNPAFERLTGYTSEEILYQDCRFLQAGDRDQKEALTAIRKALTLGGSCREILRNYRKDGTPFWNELSLSTVKNESDGQTYFVGVQKDVTVQVKAQQRVAQLEAQLAEMQAELAALKATNGKNKTAN from the coding sequence ATGATCAACGCTCAACTGTTGCAAATGGTAATCAACGCCTCCAACGACGGCATCGTGATTGCCGAAAAGGAAGGTGACCAGGACAACATCCTGATTTACGTAAACCCGGCGTTCGAGCGGCTGACGGGTTACACCAGCGAAGAAATTCTTTACCAGGATTGCCGTTTCCTGCAGGCCGGTGACCGGGATCAAAAAGAAGCCCTCACCGCAATTCGCAAAGCGTTGACCCTTGGCGGCTCCTGCCGGGAAATCCTGAGAAACTACCGAAAGGACGGCACCCCGTTCTGGAATGAACTGTCCCTTTCTACAGTGAAGAACGAAAGCGATGGGCAAACTTATTTTGTAGGCGTGCAGAAAGACGTTACGGTGCAGGTCAAGGCACAGCAGCGAGTTGCGCAACTGGAAGCACAATTGGCTGAGATGCAGGCCGAGCTTGCCGCGCTTAAAGCG